One genomic segment of Spiroplasma endosymbiont of Poecilobothrus nobilitatus includes these proteins:
- a CDS encoding family 1 glycosylhydrolase, with amino-acid sequence MWQIVDWDEELIQDENLKIDFLGVNFYQPAWVKGVDFIPDFTNGAITPHYFYQPYEIPGRRINPYRGLEIFPKAIYITLMNLKEHYNNIPVYISENGMGVENEERFLEHGIINDQYRIDFTKEHLVWVHQAIKEGSNCFSYNSWAYIDNCSWMNAYKNRYGFVQLDLTNNGKRVLKKSANFIAETAKTGVFEYESELI; translated from the coding sequence ATGTGACAAATTGTTGATTGAGATGAAGAATTAATTCAAGATGAGAACTTAAAAATTGATTTCTTAGGAGTTAATTTTTATCAACCAGCTTGAGTAAAAGGCGTTGATTTTATTCCAGATTTTACTAATGGAGCAATTACACCACATTATTTTTACCAACCTTATGAAATACCAGGGCGTCGCATTAATCCATACCGAGGATTAGAAATTTTTCCTAAGGCAATTTATATCACATTAATGAATTTAAAAGAACATTATAATAACATTCCCGTTTATATTTCAGAAAATGGAATGGGAGTTGAGAATGAAGAACGTTTTTTAGAACATGGTATTATTAATGACCAATATCGCATTGATTTTACTAAAGAACATTTAGTTTGAGTTCATCAAGCAATTAAGGAAGGTTCCAATTGTTTTAGTTATAATTCTTGAGCTTACATTGACAATTGTTCATGAATGAATGCGTATAAAAATCGTTATGGATTTGTTCAATTAGATTTAACTAATAACGGCAAAAGGGTTTTAAAAAAATCAGCTAATTTTATTGCTGAAACTGCTAAAACAGGTGTATTTGAATATGAATCAGAATTAATTTAA
- a CDS encoding family 1 glycosylhydrolase, with product MQTQWNTLISFKWAIKVFRQLKLKGEIVCILSISPSIPRSKNKADLEAEKWHDLFTINCFLDPMVKNAYPQELK from the coding sequence ATGCAAACCCAGTGGAATACTTTAATTTCTTTTAAATGAGCAATTAAAGTATTTCGACAATTAAAATTAAAAGGAGAAATTGTGTGCATTTTAAGCATTTCACCTTCAATTCCTCGTAGCAAAAATAAGGCTGACTTAGAAGCAGAAAAATGACATGATTTGTTTACAATTAATTGTTTTTTAGATCCAATGGTTAAAAATGCTTATCCACAAGAATTGAAATAA
- a CDS encoding family 1 glycosylhydrolase, whose translation MGQYNFKKNFLLGSAFSGSQTEGVSLENGKSASNWDHLFKLEKYSFFNQQPCLNNFYHRYQEDIKIARELNFNSLRTWIQWTRLIPDGKTVNQKGVEFYNNVINEILKNNIKPIINLFHFDMPYWAQQKGGWLSR comes from the coding sequence ATGGGGCAGTATAATTTTAAAAAAAATTTTTTATTAGGCAGTGCTTTTTCTGGTTCGCAAACAGAAGGGGTATCTTTGGAAAATGGAAAATCTGCATCAAATTGAGATCATTTATTTAAGTTAGAAAAATACAGTTTTTTTAATCAACAACCTTGTTTAAATAATTTTTACCATCGTTATCAAGAAGATATTAAAATTGCAAGGGAGTTAAATTTTAATTCATTACGAACATGAATTCAATGAACTAGATTAATTCCTGATGGAAAAACAGTTAATCAAAAAGGAGTTGAATTTTATAATAATGTAATTAATGAAATATTAAAAAATAACATTAAGCCAATTATTAATTTATTTCATTTTGATATGCCATATTGAGCACAACAAAAAGGCGGTTGGCTTTCGCGATAA
- a CDS encoding DUF402 domain-containing protein: MDSLQVGVSVLVHAYKHNGSVYRSWESAVVLLLEEEYIVLVNGDVTVTELNGRKWKTNEPAIWIFNRKNWSNIICMLKDTGINYYCNIASPFIMDQKTIKYIDYDLDIKVFADGSYKILDLKEFNRNRIAWKYSRDIVNAIWTEIDNLKHLIKNKLFIFEHSRVETLWQQYLVLKSKLLK; the protein is encoded by the coding sequence ATGGACTCGTTACAAGTTGGAGTTAGTGTCTTAGTACATGCTTATAAACATAATGGTTCAGTTTACCGTAGTTGAGAATCGGCAGTTGTTTTATTACTAGAAGAAGAATATATTGTTTTAGTAAATGGAGATGTTACTGTTACAGAATTGAATGGTAGAAAATGAAAAACAAATGAACCAGCAATCTGGATTTTTAATCGGAAAAATTGAAGTAATATTATTTGTATGCTTAAAGATACCGGGATAAATTATTATTGTAATATTGCATCGCCATTTATTATGGATCAAAAAACAATTAAGTATATTGATTATGATTTAGACATTAAAGTTTTTGCCGATGGTAGTTATAAAATTTTAGATCTAAAAGAGTTTAATCGAAATCGTATTGCTTGAAAATATAGTCGTGATATTGTTAATGCAATTTGAACAGAAATTGATAATTTAAAACATTTAATTAAAAATAAACTTTTTATTTTTGAACATAGTCGTGTAGAAACGTTATGGCAACAATATTTAGTATTAAAATCCAAATTACTTAAATAA
- a CDS encoding transposase has translation MGNKTSYSEEFKKQIVMLYKNGKSVINLGQEYNLPKPTIYSWVKNYNNSGSFKAKDNRTLEENEIITLRKELKDLKMENDILKQATLIMAKK, from the coding sequence ATGGGAAATAAAACTTCATACTCTGAAGAATTTAAAAAACAAATTGTCATGCTATATAAAAATGGTAAAAGTGTTATTAATCTAGGGCAAGAATATAATTTACCAAAACCAACTATTTATAGTTGAGTTAAAAATTATAATAATTCTGGTTCATTTAAAGCAAAAGACAATCGCACACTAGAAGAAAATGAAATAATAACTTTACGAAAAGAACTTAAAGACTTGAAAATGGAAAATGACATTTTAAAGCAAGCCACACTGATAATGGCCAAAAAATAA